From the genome of Maribacter algicola, one region includes:
- a CDS encoding nucleotidyl transferase AbiEii/AbiGii toxin family protein, which translates to MKLHENEELFRQAVQATAQQMGISDIYIEKDYWVCYALKLIFNSAIKDEVIFKGGTALSKCYKFIERFSEDIDLVVIRREEETGNQLKTKLKKITKEITSPFVEVEMEGITNKMGMIRKIAYNYPKIFKGNYGQIRDAIIIEATWLGYFEPHTKRVLNTYIYDMMNANNQTTLAEEYNLLPFEALVLDSRRTLCEKIMSLVRFSYTEKPIIDLNAKIRHVYDIYQLLKDETVQAFFTSDAFDAMLLKVAHDDLQSFKNNNDWLKHHPKEALIFKEPEETWNQLKDTYQNDFKFLVYGEFPNEKEVLSTIIEVSQRLQKVDWSIGL; encoded by the coding sequence ATGAAGTTGCACGAAAACGAAGAACTTTTCAGGCAAGCGGTACAAGCAACCGCACAACAGATGGGTATTTCAGATATCTACATCGAAAAGGACTATTGGGTATGCTATGCCTTAAAACTAATCTTTAATAGTGCTATTAAAGATGAAGTCATATTTAAGGGTGGCACGGCCTTGTCAAAGTGTTATAAGTTCATTGAACGTTTTTCCGAGGATATTGATTTAGTCGTAATACGAAGAGAAGAAGAAACAGGGAACCAACTAAAGACGAAGCTCAAAAAAATTACCAAGGAAATAACCTCACCATTCGTGGAAGTAGAAATGGAAGGGATTACCAACAAAATGGGAATGATTCGAAAGATAGCATATAACTACCCCAAAATTTTCAAAGGAAATTACGGGCAGATAAGGGATGCAATTATCATAGAAGCAACTTGGTTGGGCTATTTTGAACCACACACTAAACGAGTCCTGAATACCTATATCTATGATATGATGAATGCCAATAACCAAACGACATTGGCGGAAGAATACAACCTATTGCCCTTTGAAGCTCTTGTATTGGATTCTCGAAGAACGCTTTGTGAAAAGATAATGAGTTTGGTACGGTTTTCATATACTGAAAAACCAATTATCGACCTCAATGCTAAAATCAGGCATGTGTACGATATTTATCAACTACTTAAAGATGAAACGGTTCAAGCGTTTTTTACTTCAGATGCTTTTGATGCAATGCTCCTAAAAGTTGCCCATGATGACTTGCAAAGTTTTAAGAACAACAACGATTGGTTAAAGCACCACCCAAAAGAAGCGTTGATTTTTAAAGAACCTGAAGAAACGTGGAACCAACTTAAAGACACCTATCAGAATGATTTTAAGTTTTTGGTTTATGGAGAATTTCCAAATGAAAAGGAAGTTTTGTCCACAATTATTGAAGTGTCGCAGCGTTTGCAAAAAGTTGACTGGTCAATAGGGCTATGA
- a CDS encoding DUF6088 family protein, with the protein MKTSEYIEDKINKLPKGYVFTYMDFMNEVTRREAIIKHLNRMAASGKINKLSKGKYFKPQETVFGTLLPDQHQIVKDLLEEDGKLVGYITGYSVYNSLGLTTQVSNTIQIGKREIRPSFKRGRFRISFIKQKNTINKENIPLLRLLDAMRYVKKIPDTNIDKSCIRFMALLRELKTSEQIKLIKLAFKYSPATRALLGALLREIDCQAEIEIRDLQDSLNPITVYNFDISEKVLSNAKYWNIK; encoded by the coding sequence ATGAAAACCTCTGAATACATTGAAGATAAGATTAATAAGTTGCCCAAAGGATATGTGTTTACCTATATGGATTTTATGAACGAGGTGACTAGGAGGGAAGCCATCATTAAACATCTAAATAGAATGGCTGCTTCCGGTAAGATAAACAAGCTATCCAAAGGTAAATACTTCAAGCCGCAAGAAACCGTATTTGGTACTTTGTTGCCAGACCAACACCAAATTGTAAAAGACTTGTTGGAGGAAGATGGCAAACTTGTCGGATATATTACGGGGTATAGCGTTTATAATTCCCTAGGGCTTACCACACAAGTAAGTAATACGATACAGATTGGTAAACGGGAAATAAGGCCATCTTTTAAAAGAGGCCGTTTTAGAATCTCATTCATCAAACAAAAGAATACGATAAATAAAGAAAATATTCCGTTATTACGATTATTGGATGCCATGCGTTACGTAAAGAAAATACCGGATACCAATATTGATAAAAGTTGTATTCGATTTATGGCATTATTGCGCGAATTGAAAACTAGCGAACAGATAAAACTTATAAAATTGGCTTTTAAATATTCCCCCGCAACCAGAGCTTTATTGGGTGCATTGTTAAGAGAGATTGATTGCCAGGCAGAGATTGAAATAAGAGACCTTCAAGATAGTTTAAACCCAATAACGGTTTATAATTTTGATATTTCTGAAAAGGTGTTGTCAAATGCTAAATACTGGAATATAAAATGA
- a CDS encoding helix-turn-helix domain-containing protein, with amino-acid sequence MKSITHKQYVKANLRLEELIKVVDDSTPSENPLTKEFLEVSNLIEQYEEVHYPIGMPSLREVIELRMLEMNLKTKDLAALLNTSESKISGYLKGESEITFKQAKIIHEELNINGDIILQ; translated from the coding sequence ATGAAATCTATAACCCATAAACAATACGTCAAAGCTAATCTTCGATTGGAGGAATTAATAAAAGTTGTAGATGATAGCACTCCATCAGAAAACCCATTAACTAAAGAATTTTTAGAGGTCAGTAATCTGATTGAGCAATATGAAGAAGTCCACTACCCTATCGGCATGCCAAGTTTACGAGAAGTAATCGAATTGAGAATGCTGGAAATGAATCTGAAAACAAAAGATTTGGCCGCTCTTTTAAACACGAGCGAATCTAAAATAAGTGGGTATTTGAAAGGCGAAAGCGAAATAACTTTTAAGCAAGCCAAAATAATTCATGAAGAATTAAACATTAATGGCGATATTATTCTGCAATAA
- a CDS encoding peptide methionine sulfoxide reductase, which yields MDFKKIPEGYSEGIYKVKKYGITKKTFNHGKSFKLFAEELGGSDFISLNNYKTKQKELLKPCEMSEAKVVDFINKVKLLEPKG from the coding sequence ATGGATTTTAAAAAAATTCCAGAGGGGTATTCTGAAGGAATCTATAAAGTCAAAAAATATGGTATAACCAAGAAAACCTTCAATCATGGAAAATCCTTTAAATTATTTGCCGAGGAATTGGGAGGAAGCGATTTTATAAGTCTCAATAACTATAAGACAAAACAAAAGGAGTTGTTGAAACCTTGTGAAATGTCTGAAGCAAAGGTTGTGGATTTTATAAATAAGGTAAAGCTTTTGGAACCAAAGGGATAG
- the msrA gene encoding peptide-methionine (S)-S-oxide reductase MsrA yields the protein MKEYKKAYIAGGCFWGMEDLFRKRPGVVATEVGYQGGQNKNPTYHNHPGHAEGIEITYDPEKTSFKELLDFYFRMHDPTTVNRQGNDSGSSYRSAIFYQNEEERVEAEEVIRLVDQSGKWPSKVVTTLEPWTTFWPAEDYHQDYLVKNPNGYTCHFVRFDDSESFLR from the coding sequence ATGAAGGAGTATAAAAAAGCATATATAGCGGGAGGATGTTTTTGGGGCATGGAAGACCTTTTTAGGAAGCGTCCCGGGGTGGTCGCTACAGAGGTGGGATATCAAGGTGGCCAGAACAAAAACCCAACCTATCATAACCATCCAGGCCATGCCGAAGGTATTGAGATTACATACGATCCAGAAAAAACTTCGTTTAAGGAGTTGTTGGATTTTTACTTTCGGATGCATGACCCCACCACGGTAAACCGACAAGGAAACGATAGCGGCTCCAGTTACAGGTCGGCCATATTCTATCAAAACGAGGAGGAAAGGGTAGAAGCGGAGGAAGTTATCCGTTTGGTGGACCAATCGGGGAAATGGCCATCCAAAGTGGTAACTACCTTGGAACCATGGACCACCTTTTGGCCTGCCGAAGACTATCATCAAGATTACCTAGTGAAAAACCCCAATGGGTATACCTGTCATTTTGTTAGGTTCGACGATAGCGAGTCGTTTTTGAGATAG
- the mbpA gene encoding mobilization protein MbpA: MKKEFVQFRCSIYEKKLLKIKAKKSGLTISEYCRRAAFDHRIVERFSNEQIDVYKLLVQYQINFKRIGNMYRKRNPKLADEVVQLANEIRKHLYNFKK; this comes from the coding sequence GTGAAAAAGGAGTTTGTACAATTTCGATGTTCCATTTATGAGAAGAAACTGCTCAAAATCAAGGCCAAAAAGAGCGGACTTACCATAAGTGAATATTGTCGCCGTGCCGCCTTTGACCATAGAATTGTCGAACGGTTTTCCAATGAACAAATCGATGTTTACAAACTGTTGGTCCAGTATCAAATCAATTTTAAGCGTATAGGGAATATGTACCGAAAACGAAATCCAAAATTGGCTGATGAAGTGGTACAACTGGCCAATGAAATACGTAAACATCTTTACAATTTCAAGAAATGA
- a CDS encoding relaxase/mobilization nuclease domain-containing protein, producing the protein MGKSISHTGASMGYGWNEEKDAKVVYREHLAGDNPKEITQEFKIIQSQNHRCKKNTLSFVLSPTIEDGQKLKEKELKEITERFIKEMKLQERQAIAFVHQDKSHLHIHLYVNRIGFDGKAYKDNYIGKRSQQAAEKVAQQMGLTTVREVQQEKLNEIKNVRQEIKHVHEKVIAEMKPKDFDQYIKYMKQRNVEVIPSINKSNQLRGFRFEYNGQNLKGSEVHRSMSMGRIAERIGFDRNVAQKIAKENALSMLGKTVGLTPTLAANIAKKAIKMTVKKTIGLGMEI; encoded by the coding sequence ATGGGAAAATCCATATCGCACACAGGAGCTTCTATGGGTTATGGGTGGAACGAGGAGAAAGATGCCAAGGTAGTTTATCGCGAACATTTAGCAGGCGACAATCCCAAAGAAATTACACAGGAATTCAAAATCATTCAATCGCAAAACCATCGATGTAAAAAGAATACGTTGAGTTTCGTCCTAAGTCCCACAATAGAAGATGGGCAAAAATTAAAAGAAAAAGAACTGAAGGAAATTACAGAAAGATTCATCAAAGAAATGAAGCTACAAGAACGACAAGCCATCGCTTTTGTACATCAAGATAAAAGTCACTTACATATCCATTTATATGTAAACCGAATCGGTTTTGACGGCAAGGCATACAAAGACAACTATATCGGAAAACGCAGCCAACAGGCGGCAGAAAAAGTAGCTCAACAAATGGGATTGACAACGGTAAGAGAAGTGCAACAAGAAAAACTGAACGAAATTAAAAATGTACGCCAGGAAATAAAACATGTCCATGAAAAGGTTATTGCAGAAATGAAACCCAAAGATTTTGACCAATACATCAAGTATATGAAACAAAGGAATGTAGAAGTCATTCCAAGCATCAATAAATCGAATCAGTTGCGGGGTTTCCGTTTTGAATACAACGGCCAAAACCTTAAAGGAAGTGAAGTACATCGTTCAATGTCAATGGGGCGAATCGCCGAACGGATTGGTTTTGATAGAAATGTTGCCCAAAAAATAGCCAAAGAAAACGCACTATCAATGCTAGGAAAAACTGTAGGGTTAACGCCCACCTTGGCAGCGAATATTGCAAAAAAGGCAATTAAAATGACTGTTAAGAAAACAATTGGATTAGGAATGGAAATATGA
- a CDS encoding DUF6730 family protein, whose amino-acid sequence MAKLDEIAELLTEEIKEFENSVSRLEELQAFLMNYKIKPDTSDIDFILRQYNDHQKKAIEDQHKLMGNVIYYIKKSMTFPKWATKLFCGLLVIIFLVLGYSVYKVSRIPEIRQVAFGQGEEKAVGHFRAFFEASPEASELYQKWREPQSKK is encoded by the coding sequence ATGGCAAAACTAGACGAAATAGCAGAATTATTAACGGAAGAAATCAAGGAATTCGAAAACTCGGTCAGTCGCCTGGAAGAACTGCAAGCTTTTTTGATGAACTATAAAATAAAGCCCGACACCTCTGATATTGACTTTATTTTGAGACAATACAATGACCATCAAAAGAAAGCAATCGAAGACCAACACAAACTAATGGGGAACGTAATCTACTATATTAAAAAGTCAATGACTTTTCCGAAATGGGCAACAAAGCTGTTTTGTGGTCTCTTAGTAATTATCTTTCTGGTATTGGGGTATTCCGTTTACAAAGTCTCCCGAATCCCTGAAATAAGGCAAGTAGCTTTTGGTCAGGGAGAGGAAAAAGCGGTTGGGCATTTCAGGGCATTCTTCGAGGCCAGCCCAGAGGCCAGCGAACTCTACCAAAAATGGCGAGAACCCCAAAGCAAAAAGTAG
- a CDS encoding helix-turn-helix transcriptional regulator, with protein sequence MDNFLILERLDRLERLLTAHKEVLTFEETCDYTGISRSYLYKLTASGNIPHSKPNGKLIFFEKAKLNTWLLQNGRKSRSEIETEALNYTFKNKRR encoded by the coding sequence ATGGACAATTTTTTAATCCTTGAACGACTTGATCGTTTAGAACGGCTTTTAACAGCTCATAAGGAAGTACTCACCTTTGAGGAAACCTGTGACTATACCGGAATATCGAGAAGCTATCTGTACAAATTGACAGCATCTGGAAATATCCCGCACTCCAAACCCAACGGTAAACTGATATTCTTTGAAAAGGCCAAACTCAATACATGGCTTTTACAAAACGGCCGAAAGTCAAGGTCCGAAATCGAAACGGAAGCCCTGAACTACACCTTCAAAAACAAACGTAGATGA
- a CDS encoding toprim domain-containing protein, with translation MKREQISWEKVRAVCIVKTMAKAGHFPKRETEKEAWFLSPFRPETHASFKVSKIKNLWFDHGAGFGGNVLDLVVRFYDCRLRDALDFLSDVPPSLSFHPQPFIPPSNDKLIIKSANPIWHYGLKVYLNKRNITLETAKKYCKEVHYSRKGNHYFGIGLQNDSGGWELRNMYYKSSSSPKDITYFSNGCMQLVVTEGMFDFLTVTNFCHDKMSFLILNSLSFLKKAMKHIEMFKDVKLYLDNDKAGKEATNWLMQNHKGCIDKSYLYKDYKDINEMWIGTNGGYGR, from the coding sequence ATGAAAAGGGAACAAATAAGTTGGGAAAAAGTCCGTGCCGTTTGCATCGTAAAAACGATGGCAAAGGCCGGACACTTTCCGAAAAGGGAGACGGAGAAAGAAGCTTGGTTCCTAAGTCCGTTTCGGCCGGAAACCCATGCCTCTTTCAAGGTGTCTAAAATCAAGAACCTATGGTTCGACCACGGGGCGGGTTTTGGGGGAAATGTTCTCGATCTGGTTGTCCGGTTTTACGACTGCCGCCTTCGAGACGCGCTCGACTTCTTGTCGGACGTACCGCCCTCTCTTTCTTTTCACCCGCAACCGTTTATTCCACCATCCAACGATAAATTGATTATCAAAAGTGCCAATCCTATTTGGCACTACGGACTGAAAGTTTACTTGAATAAACGAAACATAACCCTAGAAACCGCAAAAAAATATTGCAAGGAAGTCCATTACTCCCGAAAAGGAAACCACTATTTCGGTATCGGACTACAGAACGATTCCGGTGGCTGGGAACTTCGAAACATGTACTACAAGAGTTCTTCCTCCCCAAAGGACATTACCTATTTTTCAAACGGATGTATGCAGTTAGTGGTGACGGAAGGAATGTTCGATTTTTTAACGGTCACCAATTTCTGTCACGATAAAATGTCCTTTCTCATTTTAAACTCGCTCTCCTTTCTTAAAAAGGCCATGAAACACATAGAAATGTTCAAGGATGTGAAACTGTATCTCGACAATGATAAAGCAGGAAAAGAAGCGACAAATTGGTTGATGCAAAACCATAAAGGATGCATCGATAAATCTTATTTATATAAAGACTACAAAGATATTAATGAGATGTGGATAGGGACAAATGGAGGATACGGAAGGTAG